In the Pogona vitticeps strain Pit_001003342236 chromosome 2, PviZW2.1, whole genome shotgun sequence genome, AGAATTTGTCAAACCCACATACATATTTTGTACAGAGAAATCTGTTCCTTACTGAGAACAAGAATCCTGACGGGTTTCAGCCAATTAATTATTTTgtgttcctcctttttaaaaagtagaatggaatagtagtagtagtagtagtagtagtagtagtagtagtagtagtagtagtagtagttattattattattattattattattattattattattattattaaacaccaggcacagtcaacataaaaacattgattggtattatatactgtactgtaacagATACAACTTTTAACGAAAAAtgtaagtatttgttaaatattgccAGAGTATGTATGTTGTCCCTAATactgccgttttttgtagctctgatggtgtgatttctgagatctacaactgcttatagtactgtgtgcaATTTCTTgatactactactattattattgtgGTTATGGTGATGAAaatggaaaacaacagaaacaaaaattgaatgtaagaaacaacaatttgaagatAAATTAAAAAGTGGGAAAAATAAACTACTGCATAGAAAATATTTGAGAAATTGTAATGGAAAACATGATAATAATTTAACGGGCTTCGCtaaaactgaaggcttgatctttgctgcatAAGAATAAGCCCTCCAAACAAATGTCATTAAAGCTAAAATTCAATGAATTAGTCTAAACAGCAAAGGTCgaatctgccaagaaaaagatgaaactatgtcacacctcatctATGAATGCTCAAAGTTTGTGCAGACAGACTACAAAACTAGACACAATAGGGTTGTAAAATTAGTACAGTACACTGATCATTATGTAGAAAATATAATCTGCCAGCATCTAAGaatctgtgggaacatcaggtaaatAAGGTATCAGACAACATCTAAGTTGAGGTCTTGTGAGACTTTATGATTCAGATGGACAAACTCTATTGGGCATAATACATTAGACATAAAAGTACAATAGACTGAAGaaatactgtatctgaataaTTGGCGttacaattccaggggatgccagagctgaagataaagaattgaaaaaaattaacaaaaatacagagacctggcaatagaaataacttgtggatgaaacatatttCAGAGATCCTCAAAATAATTGGGGCATTGAGAACAATGCTGTGGAATTTTATAAAATGttataatcagctgcagatctctgaaataacatcATTAGAGCTGCAAGAAATGTCGATATTAGGAACCGCATAATTGTTACACCAATATTTGTAACTGGTAGTTTTTtgcttaaaacttgtatctgttatatagcACCAATCAAAGACTGTGTTTTGCATTGATGTATAATTACAATATTTTCATAACACAGAAAGCTGGAGTGTGTCAATGATTATAACTGTTTTACATGTGCCATTAAATTAAAGCAGTCTCTGGCAATCAGTGTCTAAATGTCATTAAGTAGCGACTGATGATTTACTGGGAGGCTGAAGGTCTAATAGGTACTTGTCATTCTCTGACCCCATGGGGCAAGTTTTGTCTGAGAGTACCACTCAATGAATTTCATCAGATGTTTCCAGttcattgttttctctttttcatctcAGATGAGGCAGGTGTTAAAAGAACCTATGGAGCATACTACCTTCCTATTCCTCCTCTGTGAAGATGTATAACCCCCAATGAGAGGAGGGTTAGGTTAGATtgggcatccttcaatctcaagagactgtggtaacgtgctctgaatagaggacttggaacagcatctagtgtggctgagaaggaggaagagttTCAAGAAGCAATAATCCAGGTAAGGTTCAGCTAGTTGTGCTTCAATTTAGAATCAAGGCACTTAGTAAATGACTTGATTTCAGTTATGCACATATTGTGTGCTTATGCATATGTGCAGATCTGGGAAAAATTTCCATATAAGGTCTTTATTGTGCAGTGATCCTGCCTCATTCATGGTCATCTATGCGAGTCCACATAATGGCATCTTACATTTTTTATTCTCTCTTGTTCTCCACAGCGCCTTCCATTTCTTTCCCTCCTCATAGAAAAGGTTTGAAggagtattgctgcacaatggcttTTTATTGGTAGCAGCGCCTCCATCTGGAAACAAAAATCTGCTGGGAACAGGGCGCATAAagaacaatgattttttaaaaatcaatttgatttattgtaaatcacaatttaattttttttaaatttacattgtaaaaaaaaatccaatttttaaatttacattgtGGTCTACCCTACGTGGGAATCTGAGCAAAATGCTTTTCCTTCACAAAGAAGCAGCTGTAGCCCATCTTTGCAGATGTACAGAAGCTTGAGGGAGAGAGATTTAAAAGCCAAAATATGTTCCTGGAATTCTTTTTCAGAGGAAGGAAACTTTTGTTGTAAACAGTCAAGAGGCACTAGCAGGGAAAACGTGTTCAACTTTCACTCTCTGCATTCCTGGGTTAGAGTGTTAGTTTCAGTAAAaccatataaatataaatacgtAGTTCATAAGAATTGAGATATCTACAAAATACAAACATCTCCAACCAGACAATAAAATAAGACAGCATATAGTCTTTGAGGGAGACTACACCCCAGAGTATTTTACAACTCAAACTTCTTcaaccagaaaataaaataatttttcctcCTTGAATTCCTTCTTATTAAGATCAGTATtttacagtggaagtgaagagatAAATTTTAAAGAGGAATATATATCCTGACCAATGGAGAAATTCAGATGTATAAAAttcaaacagaaaaacaaactgatGTAAGAATTGTATATAAAAATGGCCAAAAGTATTTCTGTCTTTTCCATtgctaatatttttaaaagaatgagacATTTTCTCCATATGAAACCTTAAATGGTTACAACTCTTGCTTGTTCTTTAATGAAAGGCTTTTTGcattgtgtttgtgtgggtgtttatgtatgaaagagagaggaagggagggagattCAAAAGTGGGAGTGAAGCCAAAATATATTCCAGGAATTATTTTTCAGAGGAAGGCAAGTTTTGTTACAAACAGTCTGAGTTTCAGAGGCACAAGCAGAGAAATAAAGCCTGAAATAACATATTAGGATTCTTTAATTTATGGAAAGAAGTGAAACTACTAAGGTTTTCTGTTTTTCGGTCTCATATGCTCacgcatttttttttaaattcctgattttattttattttgcagtgcCTTTTATGAAAATGAGTTTTGCCACTGAGGTGCTATCTTTTTCAGAGGTCACCATCGCCTTCTTTACGGtggcatttattttaatttttgtacaaGCGTTAATGAAGAACAAGCAACCACGCCCTCCAGGACCTTGGTCATGGCCAATTTTGGGAAATCTTCTCCAGCTTGGAGAGTATCCATATGTTTACTTTGACCAGCTCAGGAAGAAATATGGAGACATTTTTCAGATAAAGCTGGGCATGGTCCCCGTTGTGGTGGTGAATGGCCAGGATGCTGTGAAACAGGTGCTGCTGAGAGACGGAGAGAGTTTTGGTGGCCGTCCTGATATGcacactttttccttttttgccaaCGGAGAGAGTTTGTCATTTTCTGTGAAATACGGAGAGAGCTGGAAGCTTCAGAAGAAGATTGCCAACAAAGCTTTAAGATCCTTTGCAAAATCCGAAGCCATGTCTTCCACTTGCTCTTGTCTTCTTGAAGAGCATGTTTGTGCCGAAGCTTCAGAATTGGTAAAAATCTTTGTGGAGCTCTCAAAGAAGGGTGGCTTTGACCCTACTGCTGTGACTACCTGTAGTGTTGCCAATGTGGTTTGTGCTCTTTGTTTTGGCAAGAGGTACAACCATCATGACGAGGAATTTCTGAGTGTGCTAAAATTCAATGACGATTTTGTGAAAGCCTCAGGAGTCTTCAATCCAGCGGATTTCATACCATGCCTTCGCTACCTTCCCCTCCCAGCTGCAAAAGCTGCTCGTGAGTTTTATGGAAAATTCAATGACTTTGTTGAACATCGTGTGAAAGACCATTTTGTCACATATGATGAGGTAAGCTTTTGACAGAGGAAATTGAAAACTTGTGAAGGGTTCGTGCAGGTGGTATGATGTCAATAGAACCACTGTGGGGTTCTGATCAACTCTTAGCTGTGAATGCTCAGGTCTGCTGTCAGTTGGGAGCTGTGGCCAGGGAGGCAGGAGGCAGGTTCCACCATGACTTAAAAAGGTGCCAAGACCTTTGCTTAAAAATATCCCTTCTGAATCCCGCCATATTGGATGATTATTGGCCAGTTCCTAACGTTCTGTTTTAGGACAAGTTAATTCAGTGGTAACCTCTCTGTTCCAGGAGTTCCTGAATGGAagagattatctagatccatttcagtcagtcTTTAGGCTTGCATGTGGGATGGAGGCGATTTTGTTTACCTGGACGGATTACCTATTTTGGGAGCTGTTCTGGGGGTGCAAGTAATATTGAGTCAGCTGGACCTCTTGGTGGTTTCTAATAGCATTGACTTTGGTATCCTGCTAGGTTGACTCTGTGGGGTTAGGACTTGGATGCACTGTTTTGGCAGGTCTTCAATCCTATCTCAAAGAGCAAGCTTGGAAGATGGTGCTGGAGACTCCTGCTTGATATTGGTCTTTGGGGTCCCGCTGAGTTCAGTTCTTTTGCCCACATTTAGCACATACATGAAACTACTGAGGAAGGTTGTGGGGGTCTGTAGAATTTTGATGCCAGCGGTATGATAGTTCTGTCTGTACTAACTCCAAGAAAGC is a window encoding:
- the LOC110081713 gene encoding cytochrome P450 1A1 encodes the protein MKMSFATEVLSFSEVTIAFFTVAFILIFVQALMKNKQPRPPGPWSWPILGNLLQLGEYPYVYFDQLRKKYGDIFQIKLGMVPVVVVNGQDAVKQVLLRDGESFGGRPDMHTFSFFANGESLSFSVKYGESWKLQKKIANKALRSFAKSEAMSSTCSCLLEEHVCAEASELVKIFVELSKKGGFDPTAVTTCSVANVVCALCFGKRYNHHDEEFLSVLKFNDDFVKASGVFNPADFIPCLRYLPLPAAKAAREFYGKFNDFVEHRVKDHFVTYDENHFRDITDALISVSNENRANGETTALSNEKIVITVNDIFGAGFGTVSTCLQWVFLYLMSKPEVQTKIQEEIGEKIGLKPPRFEDRKELHYTEAFINEVFRHSSFIPFTIPHCATKDAVLNGYYIPQNTCIFINMYQVNHDENLWVNPYVFKPERFLDENGKLNKSMAEKVLIFGMGIRKCLGEEVARNEIFIILTTILQQLRVEKPPEDHLDFTPIYGLTMLPKPYRIQVSLRT